In the genome of Actinomadura graeca, one region contains:
- a CDS encoding IclR family transcriptional regulator — MQRALHLMEAVASHPSGAPAKQLAREARLPLATTYHLLRTLAHEGYATRLSDGVWVLGDRVQSLHGRSRMQQVLAAVRPVLTGLRDELNVAAYFSLHVDDEIQLIDVADGPRTPRVDLWVGFADAAHATAIGKCVLNQLDEDRRRDYLARHPLVDLTPHTITEPRRLLESLCTSDGLSLDREEYALGTGCAAVPVADGTGPVGALAVSCRPGRLPKIEAAAQRMRATAAQIQRTLTLAT; from the coding sequence GTGCAGCGTGCCCTGCATCTCATGGAGGCGGTGGCGTCGCATCCGAGCGGGGCGCCCGCCAAGCAGCTCGCCCGCGAGGCCCGGCTGCCCCTCGCCACGACCTACCACCTGCTGCGCACGCTCGCCCACGAGGGCTACGCGACGCGGCTGTCGGACGGCGTGTGGGTGCTCGGCGACCGCGTCCAGTCCCTGCACGGGCGGAGCCGGATGCAGCAGGTGCTCGCGGCCGTCCGCCCCGTCCTCACGGGCCTGCGCGACGAGCTGAACGTCGCGGCCTACTTCAGCCTCCACGTGGACGACGAGATCCAGCTGATCGACGTCGCCGACGGCCCCCGCACCCCGCGCGTCGACCTGTGGGTCGGGTTCGCCGACGCCGCGCACGCGACCGCGATCGGCAAGTGCGTGCTGAACCAGCTCGACGAGGACCGCCGCCGCGACTACCTGGCCCGGCACCCGCTCGTCGACCTGACCCCGCACACCATCACCGAGCCCCGGCGGCTGCTGGAATCGCTGTGCACGTCCGACGGCCTGTCGCTCGACCGCGAGGAGTACGCCCTCGGCACCGGATGCGCCGCCGTCCCGGTCGCCGACGGCACCGGGCCCGTCGGCGCGCTGGCCGTCTCCTGCCGTCCCGGCCGCCTCCCGAAGATCGAGGCGGCCGCGCAGCGGATGCGCGCCACCGCCGCCCAGATCCAGCGCACCCTGACGCTGGCCACCTGA